DNA from Krasilnikovia cinnamomea:
CTCCAGTTCGTCCGGCTTGACCAGCACGTCGCGGGCCTTCGAACCCTCGGAGGGCCCGACGATCCCCCGCGTCTCCATGAGGTCCATGAGCCGGCCCGCCTTCGCGAAGCCGACCCGCAGCTTGCGCTGCAGCATCGAGGTCGAACCGAACTGCGACGTGACGACCAGCTCGATCGCCTGGATCAGCACCTCCAGGTCGTCGCCGATCTCCTCGTCGATCTCCTTCTTCTTGTCCTGCGGCGGCGCGGTGACGTCCGGGCGGAACTCCGGCTCCCGCTGGTCCTTGCAGAACTTGACGACGGAGGCGATCTCCTTCTCGTCCACCCAGGCGCCCTGGATGCGGATCGGCTTGGAGGCGCCCATCGGCAGGAACAGGCCGTCGCCCCGGCCGAGCAGCTTCTCCGCGCCCGGCTGGTCCAGGATGACCCGCGAGTCCGCCAGGGAGCTGGTGGCGAACGCCAGCCGGGACGGCACGTTCGCCTTGATCAGGCCGGTCACCACGTCCACCGAGGGCCGCTGGGTGGCCAGCACCAGGTGGATGCCCGCCGCGCGGGCGAGCTGCGTGATCCGGACGACGGAGTCCTCGACGTCGCGCGGGGCGACCATCATGAGGTCGGCCAGCTCATCGACGATCACCAGCAGATACGGGTACGGCTTGATGACCCGCTCGCTGCCCGGCGGGGCGGTGATCTCCCCCGCGCGTACCTTGCGGTTGTAGTCGTCGATGTGCCGGACCCCGTTGGCGGCGAGGTCGTCGTAGCGCATGTCCATCTCGCGCACGACCCAGTCCAGGGCGTCCGCCGCCTTCTTCGGGTTGGTCACGATCGGGGTGACCAGGTGCGGGATGCCCTCGTACGCGGTCATCTCGACCCGCTTCGGGTCGACCAGCAGCAGCCGCACCTCGTCCGGGGTGGCCCGCGTCAGCAGCGACACCAGCAGCGAGTTCAGGCAGGACGACTTACCCGCGCCGGTGGCACCCGCGATGAGGATGTGCGGCATCTTCGCCAGGTTGGCGACGACGAACCCGCCCTCGATGTCCTTGCCGAGCGCCACCAGCATCGGGTGGTGATCCGCGGTGGCGGCGCGCGAACGCAGCACGTCGCCGAGGGCCACGTTCTCCGGGTCGGTGTTGGGGATCTCCACGCCGACCGCGCTCTTGCCCGGGATCGGGCTGAGGATCCGCACATCCGGCGACTTCACCGCGTACGCGATGTTGCGCGACAGCTGGGTGATCCGCTCGACCTTGACGCCCGGCCCGACCTCGACCTCGTAGCGGGTGACCGTCGGACCCCGGGTGAACCCGGTGACCGCCGCGTCGATGTTGAACTGGTCGAACACCCCGGTCAACGCCGCCATGATCTCGTCGTTGGCGCGGCTGCGCGTCTTCGGCGCGGCGCCCGTGCCGAGCAGCTTCGGCGGGGGCAGCCGGTAGTCGCCCTCCACCGCGGAGATGTCGAGCTGCTCGGCCCGCGTCGGGGGCAGCGGCGAGTGCTCCGGCGGCTCCGGGGCCTTGCGGCTGGCGGGCAGCTTCCCACCGCGCGGCAACGCGACCGTGTCGTGCACGATCGGATCCTCGTCGCCGTCCGGCTCGTCCGGACCCAGACCCAGATCCGCCAGCGAGCCCTGGCGGCGCCGCGCCGGGCGCCTCGTCTTGACCGGCCCGCCATCGTCCTCGTCGGACTCCAGGCCGGGCTCGGCGTCGTCCAGCCGCGGCTCCGGGGCCGCGGAACGGCCCAGGATCATGTCGGCCAGCAGCATCAGGCGTTCGGGAATGCGGCTGATCGGCGTCGCGGTGATCACCAGCAACCCGAACAGGAAGAGCAAAATCAGCAACGGTACGGCCACCCACGCGGTCACCGCGCGTTCCAGCAGGGCACCGACGCCGTACCCGAGCAGGCCGCCCGCCTTGGTGATGGCGACGTCGTCGGCCGGTTCCCGGGCGATGTGCAGCAGGCTCGCGGTCGCCATGACCAGCGCGCCCCAGCCCACCAGGGACCGGCCACGGTGTTCGGGGTCGGCGGGGCGGCGCATCAGCCGGACCGCCCCGTACAGCAGCAGCAGGGGCAGCAGGACGGCGAGGCCGCCGAAGAACAGGCGTACGGCGTCGGCGAGGCGGGCGCCGACCGGGCCGGCGCTGTCCGCCCACACCGCGACGCCGACGAGGATGGCGAGGCCCAGCAGCAGCAGGCCAGCGCCGTCGCGGCGGTGCTCCGGGTCGATGTCGCGCGCGGTGGCGGCCTGGCGGCCGACGCCCCGGGCCGCCCAGCCGACCCCGTGCGCCACCCCCATCCACACAGCGGCGAGGCCCCGGCCGACCCCGGTGGCCACCGCCGACCCCACGCTGGGGCGGCGGGCGCGCGACACGGTACGGCCCCTACGGGCGGAGGTGGTCTTGCGGGCGGCGGTCTTGCGAGCGGCGGAGGTCTTGCCGGCGGCGGGAGTCTTGCGGGTGGGCTGGGGAGTGCGCGCGGCACCGGCGCCGCGTGAGGTGGACGCGGCGCGGCCCCGGCTCGCCGGAGGAGTACGGCCCGCCATGTGAAACACCGTAACGGGGCCGTGCAGGTGTGCCCAGCAGGCTCACCGTGACCGGCATTCACTTTCGTCACGCCCGGCCGGGACATCGACGGTGGGTAGCGCGGTTCGGCGGCGGGCCAGCCGGACACCGAGGCCGACCCAGGAGGTGAGCACGATCAGCGCCACGACCAGCCGGGCCGCGACCTCGTGACCGTGCGGGTAGAAGACGCCGGCGATGTGGTTGTCGAGGAAGCCGCCCACCCGGGGTGGCTCGCCCAGGGCCTCCCGGCCGCGATCCTCCAGCCAGGTCAGCGGGCACAGGCCGTCGAACACGACGATGGTCAGCAGCCACAGCGCACAGGCGGCGTGCAGCCAGATGGTGCGGGGCCAGCGCCAGGCGAGGAAGCCGCCGAACACCCCGTACGCGAGGAAGGCGAAGTGCACGCCCACCGCGGCGGCGACGAGAATCCGGTAGCCCACGAACCAACGGTAGCCGCACCGTCACCCCAGCCCCCGGCCCGCACCGGCGACCCTTGTCCCCGCCCAGGATCTTGAAGACCTCAGGTCAGCTCCTCACCCAAACTCCACACAAACCCGGCCCGCCCCTATGCCCGACGGCGTCCGCGCCAGCAGCCAGACTCGCCACCCGAGATCTTGAAGACCTCAGGTCAGCTCCTCACCCAAACTCCACACACACCCCGAGCCCACCCCGCGACCCACCGGCGCCCACTCCAGCAGCCAGACTCGCCACCCGAGATCTTGAAGAGTTCAGGTCAACTCCTCACCCAAACTCCACACAAACCCGGCCCGCCCCTATGCCCGACGGCGTCCGCGCCAGCAGCTAGGTTCGCCGCCCAGATGTTGAAGAGCTCAGGTCATGTCCAGACCCGAACTCCGCACACAGCCAAGCCCACCGCCTGATACGACGTCCATCCGGGGCGGGTGGGTCTGGGGGCGGACATGGAGCTGCCCGCGTCGGACGGAGGAAGACCGACGCGGGCAGCTGGCCCTGAAGGCAGCGTCTCAGCGGTGGTGGCGGCGCTGCCCGCCGTTGCCGTTGCCCTGCTGCTGGCCGTCGCCGGCCTGCTGCCCACCGGCCTGCTGACCGTCACCAGCCTGCTGGTCACCATCCTGCTGGCCGCCCGCGTCGGCGCCCTGCTGGGCACCGCCCTCGTCGTCACCCTGCTGGGCACCGCCCTCGTCGTCACCCTGCTGGGCACCGCCCTGGTCGTTGCCCTGCTGGGCGCCGCCGTTGGCCGGCGGGTTGTCGGAGCCCTGGGCGGGCGGGGCCGCCCCACCCCCGGCGCCGCCCGTCGTCACCAGCGTGACGCCGGTGCGCTGCAGAATCTCGTTCACGGGCTGGAAGAAGGTCTCGCCGCCGACCCTGCAGTCGCCGGAGCCGCCGGAGGTGACGCCCTGCGCCTGGTCGCCGGTGAGCCACGGGCCGCCCGAGTCGCCGCCCTCCGCGCAGGCGTCCGTACGGGTCAGGCCGGTGACCGCGCCCTCCGGGTAGTTGACCGTCTGGTTCTTGGCCAGGATCGTGCCGCAGCGCAGGCCGGTCGTGGAGCCCGAACGGCAGACCGCGGCACCCACGGGCGCCTCGGCACTGCCCGCCACGGGCAGCGCGTTGCCGTTGAAGTCGTCGACGAACGGCTGGAAGGTGTCGGCGTTGTCGACCCGCACCACGCCCAGGTCCGCGTTGCCCGGGAAGACGGAGGCGACGGTCTCGCCGGCCGGCTGCTGGTTCAGGTCGGCGGTGTCGTCGCCGCGCTTGCCGCAGTGCCCGGCGGTGAGGAAGCCGCCCTCGACCGCGAAGCCGATCGAGCACCGGCCGGTGCCCCCGGCGACGCTGATGAAGTACGGCTGGCCGCCGATGACGTCGGCCAGCGGCTTCGGCCGGGCCTTGGCCTCCACGACCTTCACCGCGTCGGCGGGCAGACCGGCGTCCTCGGCGAGGTCGCGCGCCTGGTCAGCCTCACCCGGCAGCGCCTGCACGGCGATCTTGTTCGAGGCCACGTCCACGTACCAGCCGGGCAGGGCCCGATCGGCGCGGGTGGCGGCGGCGTCCAGCGCCTTCTTCGCGGTGTCGAGCTGGGCCGCGCTGCGGTCGACGACCTTCGCGGTGGCGCCCGCGGCGCGCGCCCGGGCCGCCATCGCCGGGTCGGTCACGGCGACGTTGAGGGTCATGCCGCCGTCGGTGAGCCACGAGCCCGCCCACGTCGAGCCGGCCTCCGTACGCAGCTGGGCGGTCACCCCGCTGGCCCACTTCGCCCGCTGGACCATCGCGGTGGCCTGGCCGGCGTCGACGCCCAGGTCCCGCTTCATCGCGGCCAGCAGCTGCGGGGCCACGCGGCTCGTCGTGCGCGGCGCGGCACCGGGCGACGTGTTCGTGCCCGCCATCGACGGCAGCGTGAACGCCACCGCCGCTCCCGCTGCCGTCACCGTCGCCGCGATCGCGACGACCGTTCTCCGCTGCATCCGTAACTCCCCTCGCCTCGCGCGCCGTTGGAACGACGCCGTGACCCGAGATACGGAAGGGAGCTGGAAACGGTTGAAGAAATCAGATATTCACCGGAAACAATGCCGCTGCGTCACACCTCGACCACGGTGGGCACAATCATGGGGCGGCGGCGGTACGCGTCGTTCACCCAGCGACCCACCGTGCGGCGAACCACCTGTTGCAGCTGGTGGGTGTCCGTGATGCCGTCCTCGGCGGCCCGGTCCAGGGCGGCGGTGAGCAGCGGGAGCACCGCGTTGAACGCCTGCGGGTCCTCGGAGAAGCCCTTGGCCGCCACCGTCGGCTCCCCCACCACCTTGCCGGTAACCGAGTCGATCACCACGGTGGCCGAGATGAAACCGCCGTCGCCGAGGATCCGGCGTTCGGTGAGCAGGGACTCGCTGACGTCGCCGACGGCCAGGCCGTCCACGTACACGTAGCGGTTCTTGAGGCGGCCGACATGGCGGGCGTGGCCCTCCACGAGGTCGACGACGTCGCCGTCCTCGCACAGCACCACCCGGTCGGGCGAGACCCCGGACTCGATGCCGAGCTGGGCGTGGGCGCGCAGGTGCCGCCACTCGCCGTGCACCGGCATGAGGTTGCTCGGGCGGACGACGTTGAGCAGGTACATCAGCTCACCGGCGGGGGCGTGACCGGAGACGTGCACCTTGGCGGTGTCCTTGTGCACGACGGTGGCGCCCGCGCGGGCCAGCTGGTTGATCACCCGGTAGACCGAGGTCTCGTTGCCGGGCACCAGCGAGCTGGCCAGCACGACCGTGTCGCCGGGTTCGATGGTGATGTGCCGGTGATCGCCGGTGGACATGCGGCCCAGCGCGCTCATCGGCTCGCCCTGCGACCCGGTCGACATGAACACGATCTCGTCGGGCGGCAGCGTGGTGGCCTCGTCCAGGCTCACCATCAGGCCGTCGGGGATGTGCAGCAGGCCCAGTTCGCGGGCGATGCCCATGTTGCGCACCATGGAGCGGCCGATCAGCGCGACCTTGCGGTCATATTCGTACGCGGCGTCCAGCACCTGCTGCACCCGGTGCACGTGCGAGGCGAAGCTGGCCACGATGATGCGGCCCCGCGCCTTTCCGAAGATCGCGCCGATCACCGGGCCGATGTCGCGTTCCGGGGTGACGAAGCCGGGGATCTCCGCGTTGGTGGAGTCGGAGAGCAGCAGGTCGACGCCCTCGGCGCCGAGCCGGGCGAACCCGGCCAGGTCGGTGATCCGCCCGTCCAGCGGCACCTGGTCCATCTTGAAGTCGCCGGTGTGCAGGATCAGGCCCGCCGGGGTGCGCACCGCCACCGCGAGCGCGTCCGGGATGGAGTGGTTGACCGCGAAGAACTCGCACTCGAACGGCCCCAGACGTTCGCGCCGTCCCTCCTTGACCGTCAAGGTGTACGGGTCCAGCCGCCGCTCGGCCAGCTTCGCCTCGACCAGAGCCAGCGTGAACTCCGAGCCGACCAGCGGAATGTCCGGCTTATGGGCCAGCAGGTACGGCACCGCCCCGATGTGATCCTCGTGACCGTGCGTAAGCACGATCGCCTGGACGTCCTCGAGCCGGTCCAGGATCGGGGTGAAGTCCGGCAGGATCAGGTCGACGCCGGGCTGCTCCACGTCGGGAAAGAGCACCCCGCAGTCGATGACCAGCAGCTTGCCGCTGTACTCGAAGACCGTCATGTTGCGGCCGATCGCGCCGAGGCCGCCCAGCGGTATCACCCGCAGTGCGCCCTCGGGCAGCGGCGGGGGTGATTCGAGTTCCTGATGCGCGTGGCTCACGCAGTTTCCTCAATGGTGTCGGGGGCGAGGGGAAGTCCGGCCGCCGCGGCGTCGGAGATCAGCTGGTCGATCTCGGCCCGGCTGGCGTCGACCAGCGGCGAACGGACCGGTCCGGCGGGCAGCCCGCGCACCGTCAGCCCGGCCTTGACCAGGATCGTGCCCGGGGCCCGGAAGATCCCGGTGAACAGCGGCAGCAGCCGCTGGTGCGCGGTCAGCGCGGTCGCGACGTCACCACGCTCGTACGCCTGGATCATGTCCTGGGTCTGCGCGCCGGTGAAATGCGTCGACGTGCCGACCACCCCGACCCCGCCGACCGCCAGCAGCGGCAGGGTGGTGGCGTCGTCGCCGGAGTAGTAGGCCAGGTCCGTGCGGGCAAGCACCCAGGAGCTGGCGGTGAGGTCGCCCTTGGCGTCCTTGACCGCGACGATGCGCTCGTGCTCCGCGACGCGGCACATCGTCTCGGTGGCGATGGCGATGCCCGCGCGGTGCGGGATGTCGTAGACCATCACGGGCAGACCGGCCGCGTCGGCCACCGCCAGCAGATGCCGCGCGACGCCCGCCTGGGGCGGCTTGTTGTAGTACGGCGCCACGACGAGCAGTCCGTGCGCCCCGGCCTTCTCGGCGGCGCGGGCCAGCTCGATCGTGTGCGCGGTGTTGTTCGTGCCCACGCCCGCGACCACCTGGGCCCGGTCGCCGACCGCCTCCAGGACCGCACGCAGCAGGGTGTCCTTCTCGGCGTCGGTGGTGGTCGGCGACTCGCCCGTCGTGCCGCTGATCACTAGGGCGTCGTTGCGCTGCTCATCCACCAGGTGCGTCGCCAGCTTCGCCGCGCCGTCCACGTCGAGGGAGCCGTCCGCGGCGAACGGGGTGACCATGGCCGTCAACAGCCGCCCGAAGGGGCGCGCGGGGTCGTGCGTCATACCCCCAACCTATCGGACGGCGTGGCCGACGTGCCGGGACCTCGTCGCTGCACAGGCCCGCCGCGCTCAGCGGACCGGGAACGGCACACCGGCGAGCGTGAACTCGTTGCGACCGTCGATGAGGTGTGCCGGACATTCTCCGGTGGCGGCGCAGTACGGCGAAAATGTTCGCACCGACACGGTACCGGCCCGGGTGTCGAAGGCCATCGTCCGCAGGTAACTGTTCTCGTTGACCCGCGGCAGGCTGTACGTCTGGTAGTCGGCCTGGATCTGGTAGACCGGGTTCCCCGCGTCGCCCGCGTCCACCCGGCGCCCCACCCGGGTGTAATGGCCGGACAGGATGAACTGGACGTTGGCGTGCCGCCGCCCCAGCGCCTGCCAGATCCGTTCGCCGGTCGCCGTGCGGGCGTCGCCCTGCTGGTACTCGTGCGTGTTGATGATCACCTGGCGATCCGGGTGCCGCGCGATGACCCGGTTCGCCCAGGCCAGCTCGTCGTCGGTCGGCCGGAACTTGAGGTTCAGCACCAGCCACCGCACACCGCCCGCCCGGAACGCGAACCAACTGTTGTCCATCGTCCGGGCCGGATGGCTGGCCCGGTAGGTCGGCGTCCGGCGGAACGCCGACCACGGAAAGTAGGTGTTGAACATGACCGTGCTGCGGTCGTGTTCGATTCCGGGCCACGGATCGCAGGTCGCCTCCGGGGTGCAGGCCCAGGCGTCCAGATCGTGGTTGCCGACCGTGACCGCGTACGGCACGACGCCGTCGAGCCGGTGCATCGCGGCCGCGGCCCGCTCCCAGTCCGAGATCCGCGCCGGCCACTCCACGAGGTCGCCGAGGTGGATGACGAACGGGATGCCCAGGGCGTCCCGCTGCTGCGCGATCCACTCAGTCTGGGCGTTGAACAGCTCCGGCTTGTTCTGCACGGCCAGCTGGGTGTCCGGGATGACGACGAGGGTGAAGGTGGGGTCGACGTACCCGCCCGCCGCCGCCGAGGTGGCCGGGACGAGGGGGGCCATCAGGACGACGACGATCAGCAGGGCGCGCCGCCACCGGGGAACGCGGGTCACTCCACGGTGATATCAGGCCCGCGGCACCGACTCGAGCGTGAAATGCCGGATTCAGCCCTGCGCGGCGTACGGGCTCGCGGCGACCTCGGAGCCGTCGGGCAGGGTGGAGATCACGAAGTCGGCGAAGACGTTCGGCGCGACCCGCTGGAGCTGCCGCAGGCACTCGATCGCCAGCTCACGGATCTCCACGTCGGCGTGCTCGGTGGCCCGCATCGCGACGAAGTGCCGCCAGGCCCGGTAGTTTCCGGTGACCACGATGCGCGTTTCGGTCGCGTTGGGCAGGATCGCCCGGGCCGCCTGGCGGGCCTGCTTGCGCCGCAGGGTCGGGTTGGGCTCGTCGGCGAACCGCTGCTCCAGCCCCTCCAGCAGCTCGTTGTACGCCTGCAGGCTGGCGTCGGCGGCGGCCACGAACTTCTTGTGCAGCTCCGGGTCGTCCGCGATCACGGCGGGCTCGACCATGGCGGCCTCCCGCTCGGGCACGTACCGCTGGGACAGCTGCGAGTACGAGAAGTGCCGGTGGCGGATCAGCTCGTGGGTGAAGGAGCGCGACACCCCGGAGAAGTAGAACGACACCGTGCCGTGCTCGAGCACCGACAGGTGCCCGACCTCGAGGATGTGCGCCAGGTAGCCCGCGTTGGTGGCGGTGGCCGGGTTCGGCTTGCGCCAGGACTGGTAACAGGCCCGGCCGGCGAACTCGGCGAGCGCCTGCCCGCCGTCGGCGTCCGTGCTCCAGGCGACGTCGTCCGGGGCCTCGAACTGGGTCCAGGCGATGAGCTTGACCTGCGGCGAGACGATTTCCGGCACGGGGGGCGCTCCAATCAGCGGAAGGTTCCGTCAGACTCTAAACGGCGGCGTTCCAAGATCCGACTCGGGTCAACCCCCGGCGAGACGCGCCTCAGACGTACAGCGCGGTGAAGGGTGCCCACGGGAGGTTGCGCAGCACCGTGAAGACCCCCCAGATCCCGATGAAGACGCCGAGCGTCGTGGGGCTGAGCCGCAGCTGGGGCAGGCGCCAGCCGAACAGTCGCCGACCGGCCCACGCCACATACATGTACAGCAGGAACGGCACCACGAAGACGAACAGCGCGTGGTGGCGAGTCGCCGCGGGCAGGTCGCCGTGCAGCAGATACCAGGCGGCGCGGGTGCCGCCGCAGCCCGGGCAGAGGAAGCCGGTGGTGTACTTCAGCAGGCAGGTGGGCACCGCACCGGCGGCGACGTCGGTGGGGTGGACCGCCAGCGTGTAGCCGACCGCGCCACCCATGCAGGCCAGCATCGCGACCGGCGCGGCCCAGACCGGTGACTCGCGCCACCGGCGCTGCAGGAACCGGGTGAACCTGTCCTGCTGCGGCGCGGGGGGTCCGGCGGGCGCCGTGGCCCAGGCGGGGGGTTCGCCCGTGGCGACCCCGGGCTCGGTCACGCTGCTCATGGCCGTCACGGTACACCCGGGGCACCGCCCAGCAGCACGGCCGAAAGGGAGCCTGCGAGGTCGCCGCGCTCGGGCTTGGCGATGGACTCCAGTCCCAGCCAGACCGCGAGGCGGCGCAGCTCCACGGCCAGCGCGGCGGCCGTCTCGTCGGGGTCGGCACCCGGCTCCAGCCACGCGGCCGGGATCTGCAGCACCCCCGCCTTGCGGTCCGCCTTCAGGTCGACCCGGGCGGCGAACCGGTCCCCCAGCAGGAACGGCAGCACGTAATACCCGTACTGCCGCTGGGCGGCCGGGACGTAGATCTCGATCCGGTAGTTCAGGTCGAACAGCCGCTGGGTGCGCCCGCGCTCCCAGATCAGCGGGTCGAACGGGCTGACCAGGGTGGCGGCCCCCACCCGCCGGGGCAGCCGGGCCTCGCGGTGCAGGTAGGCCACCGGC
Protein-coding regions in this window:
- a CDS encoding S1 family peptidase — protein: MQRRTVVAIAATVTAAGAAVAFTLPSMAGTNTSPGAAPRTTSRVAPQLLAAMKRDLGVDAGQATAMVQRAKWASGVTAQLRTEAGSTWAGSWLTDGGMTLNVAVTDPAMAARARAAGATAKVVDRSAAQLDTAKKALDAAATRADRALPGWYVDVASNKIAVQALPGEADQARDLAEDAGLPADAVKVVEAKARPKPLADVIGGQPYFISVAGGTGRCSIGFAVEGGFLTAGHCGKRGDDTADLNQQPAGETVASVFPGNADLGVVRVDNADTFQPFVDDFNGNALPVAGSAEAPVGAAVCRSGSTTGLRCGTILAKNQTVNYPEGAVTGLTRTDACAEGGDSGGPWLTGDQAQGVTSGGSGDCRVGGETFFQPVNEILQRTGVTLVTTGGAGGGAAPPAQGSDNPPANGGAQQGNDQGGAQQGDDEGGAQQGDDEGGAQQGADAGGQQDGDQQAGDGQQAGGQQAGDGQQQGNGNGGQRRHHR
- a CDS encoding metallophosphoesterase, whose product is MTRVPRWRRALLIVVVLMAPLVPATSAAAGGYVDPTFTLVVIPDTQLAVQNKPELFNAQTEWIAQQRDALGIPFVIHLGDLVEWPARISDWERAAAAMHRLDGVVPYAVTVGNHDLDAWACTPEATCDPWPGIEHDRSTVMFNTYFPWSAFRRTPTYRASHPARTMDNSWFAFRAGGVRWLVLNLKFRPTDDELAWANRVIARHPDRQVIINTHEYQQGDARTATGERIWQALGRRHANVQFILSGHYTRVGRRVDAGDAGNPVYQIQADYQTYSLPRVNENSYLRTMAFDTRAGTVSVRTFSPYCAATGECPAHLIDGRNEFTLAGVPFPVR
- a CDS encoding DUF2752 domain-containing protein, whose protein sequence is MSSVTEPGVATGEPPAWATAPAGPPAPQQDRFTRFLQRRWRESPVWAAPVAMLACMGGAVGYTLAVHPTDVAAGAVPTCLLKYTTGFLCPGCGGTRAAWYLLHGDLPAATRHHALFVFVVPFLLYMYVAWAGRRLFGWRLPQLRLSPTTLGVFIGIWGVFTVLRNLPWAPFTALYV
- the thyX gene encoding FAD-dependent thymidylate synthase, encoding MVSPQVKLIAWTQFEAPDDVAWSTDADGGQALAEFAGRACYQSWRKPNPATATNAGYLAHILEVGHLSVLEHGTVSFYFSGVSRSFTHELIRHRHFSYSQLSQRYVPEREAAMVEPAVIADDPELHKKFVAAADASLQAYNELLEGLEQRFADEPNPTLRRKQARQAARAILPNATETRIVVTGNYRAWRHFVAMRATEHADVEIRELAIECLRQLQRVAPNVFADFVISTLPDGSEVAASPYAAQG
- a CDS encoding ribonuclease J, producing the protein MSHAHQELESPPPLPEGALRVIPLGGLGAIGRNMTVFEYSGKLLVIDCGVLFPDVEQPGVDLILPDFTPILDRLEDVQAIVLTHGHEDHIGAVPYLLAHKPDIPLVGSEFTLALVEAKLAERRLDPYTLTVKEGRRERLGPFECEFFAVNHSIPDALAVAVRTPAGLILHTGDFKMDQVPLDGRITDLAGFARLGAEGVDLLLSDSTNAEIPGFVTPERDIGPVIGAIFGKARGRIIVASFASHVHRVQQVLDAAYEYDRKVALIGRSMVRNMGIARELGLLHIPDGLMVSLDEATTLPPDEIVFMSTGSQGEPMSALGRMSTGDHRHITIEPGDTVVLASSLVPGNETSVYRVINQLARAGATVVHKDTAKVHVSGHAPAGELMYLLNVVRPSNLMPVHGEWRHLRAHAQLGIESGVSPDRVVLCEDGDVVDLVEGHARHVGRLKNRYVYVDGLAVGDVSESLLTERRILGDGGFISATVVIDSVTGKVVGEPTVAAKGFSEDPQAFNAVLPLLTAALDRAAEDGITDTHQLQQVVRRTVGRWVNDAYRRRPMIVPTVVEV
- a CDS encoding FtsK/SpoIIIE family DNA translocase, which produces MAGRTPPASRGRAASTSRGAGAARTPQPTRKTPAAGKTSAARKTAARKTTSARRGRTVSRARRPSVGSAVATGVGRGLAAVWMGVAHGVGWAARGVGRQAATARDIDPEHRRDGAGLLLLGLAILVGVAVWADSAGPVGARLADAVRLFFGGLAVLLPLLLLYGAVRLMRRPADPEHRGRSLVGWGALVMATASLLHIAREPADDVAITKAGGLLGYGVGALLERAVTAWVAVPLLILLFLFGLLVITATPISRIPERLMLLADMILGRSAAPEPRLDDAEPGLESDEDDGGPVKTRRPARRRQGSLADLGLGPDEPDGDEDPIVHDTVALPRGGKLPASRKAPEPPEHSPLPPTRAEQLDISAVEGDYRLPPPKLLGTGAAPKTRSRANDEIMAALTGVFDQFNIDAAVTGFTRGPTVTRYEVEVGPGVKVERITQLSRNIAYAVKSPDVRILSPIPGKSAVGVEIPNTDPENVALGDVLRSRAATADHHPMLVALGKDIEGGFVVANLAKMPHILIAGATGAGKSSCLNSLLVSLLTRATPDEVRLLLVDPKRVEMTAYEGIPHLVTPIVTNPKKAADALDWVVREMDMRYDDLAANGVRHIDDYNRKVRAGEITAPPGSERVIKPYPYLLVIVDELADLMMVAPRDVEDSVVRITQLARAAGIHLVLATQRPSVDVVTGLIKANVPSRLAFATSSLADSRVILDQPGAEKLLGRGDGLFLPMGASKPIRIQGAWVDEKEIASVVKFCKDQREPEFRPDVTAPPQDKKKEIDEEIGDDLEVLIQAIELVVTSQFGSTSMLQRKLRVGFAKAGRLMDLMETRGIVGPSEGSKARDVLVKPDELEETLAALRVD
- a CDS encoding DUF2784 domain-containing protein, producing MGYRILVAAAVGVHFAFLAYGVFGGFLAWRWPRTIWLHAACALWLLTIVVFDGLCPLTWLEDRGREALGEPPRVGGFLDNHIAGVFYPHGHEVAARLVVALIVLTSWVGLGVRLARRRTALPTVDVPAGRDESECRSR
- the dapA gene encoding 4-hydroxy-tetrahydrodipicolinate synthase — protein: MTHDPARPFGRLLTAMVTPFAADGSLDVDGAAKLATHLVDEQRNDALVISGTTGESPTTTDAEKDTLLRAVLEAVGDRAQVVAGVGTNNTAHTIELARAAEKAGAHGLLVVAPYYNKPPQAGVARHLLAVADAAGLPVMVYDIPHRAGIAIATETMCRVAEHERIVAVKDAKGDLTASSWVLARTDLAYYSGDDATTLPLLAVGGVGVVGTSTHFTGAQTQDMIQAYERGDVATALTAHQRLLPLFTGIFRAPGTILVKAGLTVRGLPAGPVRSPLVDASRAEIDQLISDAAAAGLPLAPDTIEETA